A DNA window from Phaeobacter sp. A36a-5a contains the following coding sequences:
- a CDS encoding maleate cis-trans isomerase family protein, producing the protein MFQSGQTVQSSPRTPLMGKGAAHRASLGFILMSTDLACETDLFAMAPEGVGVHITRLRTDDYTTNETLARHIDHMAEAAGRLQPDMNPEVIAYCCTSGSIVCREENVFREIRKGAPQTQPMTIVTGVMDALREVGAKRIVVGTPYLDDINTAEAEYLLAAGFDILDIQGLRLETGLEFGRVEPSYWKEFALEIDQPEADAIFLSCSGIRALEVVDEIEQAAGKPVITSNQALMWSCLRRAGITDQLQGFGQIFQHPGHALTPTL; encoded by the coding sequence ATGTTTCAATCCGGTCAAACCGTTCAGTCAAGCCCCCGCACCCCGCTGATGGGCAAGGGCGCCGCCCATCGCGCCAGTCTCGGCTTTATCCTGATGTCCACCGATCTGGCCTGCGAAACCGACCTCTTTGCCATGGCCCCCGAAGGGGTCGGCGTGCATATCACCCGGCTCAGGACCGATGACTACACCACCAACGAGACCTTGGCGCGGCACATCGACCACATGGCCGAGGCGGCCGGCCGGCTGCAACCGGATATGAACCCCGAGGTCATCGCCTATTGCTGCACCTCCGGCTCGATTGTCTGCCGGGAAGAGAACGTCTTTCGCGAAATCCGCAAGGGCGCGCCGCAGACGCAGCCGATGACCATTGTTACCGGCGTCATGGACGCGCTGCGCGAAGTCGGCGCCAAGCGGATCGTGGTCGGCACGCCCTATCTTGACGATATCAACACCGCCGAGGCGGAATATCTGCTGGCGGCCGGCTTTGATATCCTCGACATTCAGGGGCTGCGGCTGGAAACAGGTCTGGAGTTCGGCCGGGTCGAACCCTCCTACTGGAAGGAATTTGCGCTGGAGATTGATCAGCCGGAGGCCGATGCGATCTTTCTCTCCTGTAGCGGCATTCGCGCGCTTGAGGTGGTGGATGAGATCGAACAGGCCGCAGGCAAGCCGGTGATCACGTCCAATCAGGCGCTGATGTGGTCCTGCCTGCGCAGGGCCGGAATCACCGATCAGTTGCAGGGGTTTGGGCAGATTTTCCAACATCCCGGCCACGCGCTGACACCAACCCTCTGA
- a CDS encoding GntR family transcriptional regulator, which yields MEPSQTTLRKIEKAPQTLRDIVQERMREAIIDGHFAPGERLVERPLCDQLGVSRTVIRETIRYLEAEGLVEIIPNRGPVVARLTWDQARQIYDVRRQLEAAAAAASAEVQRPEFAADLSRALAEVEASMSDTEWGHLLRATTGFYQLIFLEAGHTIAWDIVQRLNGRISRLRALTIAAKDRETSGMSHMTAIHDAILSRNPEAACRAVETHIADAARTAERFLKEPADEPSNDT from the coding sequence ATGGAACCCAGCCAGACAACGCTCCGCAAAATCGAAAAAGCCCCGCAAACCCTGCGCGATATCGTGCAGGAACGGATGCGGGAGGCGATCATCGACGGCCATTTCGCCCCCGGTGAGCGGCTGGTGGAACGCCCGCTCTGCGATCAGCTGGGTGTGAGTCGCACCGTGATCCGCGAGACGATCCGCTACCTTGAGGCTGAAGGGCTGGTCGAGATCATCCCCAATCGCGGCCCGGTCGTGGCCCGCCTGACCTGGGATCAGGCGCGGCAGATCTACGATGTGCGCCGCCAGCTGGAAGCGGCAGCGGCAGCGGCCAGCGCCGAGGTGCAGCGGCCGGAGTTTGCCGCCGACCTCAGCCGCGCGCTTGCCGAGGTCGAGGCGTCGATGAGTGACACCGAATGGGGCCATCTGTTGCGCGCCACCACCGGCTTTTACCAGCTCATATTCCTTGAGGCCGGCCATACGATTGCCTGGGATATCGTGCAGCGGCTGAACGGTCGGATCAGCCGGTTGCGCGCCCTTACCATCGCGGCAAAGGACCGCGAAACCTCCGGCATGAGCCATATGACCGCCATTCACGATGCCATTCTCAGCCGCAACCCTGAGGCCGCGTGCCGGGCGGTTGAGACCCATATCGCCGATGCTGCCCGCACGGCCGAACGCTTCCTGAAGGAGCCAGCAGATGAGCCGTCCAACGACACCTGA
- a CDS encoding M24 family metallopeptidase produces the protein MTAPLAMRGFPETEYAARTRRAQARMAEAGFDALLLMTEPDVQYFTGFQTLFWQSPTRPWFVLIPASGKPIAIIPEIGASLMRRSWLDDIRCWSAPAPEDDGISLLVEALSPLKTLGVMKGHETHLRMPLGDWERLMDALPDLRIADATGLVQGLRMVKSPAEIDKLARICAIGSATFAAVPEFAREDVPLDEVFRTFRREALVQGADGAPYVVGASAQGGYADVISPPDATPLAAGDILMLDSGMVLDGYYCDFDRNWAIGHADDTARRAYDVLWRATEAGLAAARPGNSCRDLFQAMSAVIAEMDDSGGDIGRLGHGLGLQLTEQPSHAAFDTTELQENMVLTLEPSLSYGDGLMMVHEENIVVTPQGGRLLSTRAAPELPVI, from the coding sequence ATGACAGCACCTCTCGCGATGCGCGGATTTCCCGAAACAGAATACGCCGCCCGTACCAGGCGGGCACAGGCCCGTATGGCCGAAGCCGGTTTCGACGCGCTGCTCTTGATGACCGAACCCGACGTGCAGTATTTCACCGGTTTTCAGACGCTGTTCTGGCAAAGCCCGACGCGCCCGTGGTTTGTGCTGATCCCCGCCAGCGGCAAACCGATTGCCATCATTCCCGAAATCGGCGCCAGCCTGATGCGGCGCAGCTGGCTTGACGATATTCGCTGCTGGTCGGCGCCCGCGCCCGAAGATGACGGCATCAGCCTGCTGGTCGAGGCGCTGTCGCCGCTGAAGACGCTTGGCGTGATGAAGGGACATGAGACCCATCTGCGGATGCCGCTGGGCGACTGGGAACGGCTGATGGACGCCCTGCCCGACCTTCGCATTGCCGACGCAACCGGGCTGGTGCAGGGGCTGAGGATGGTGAAATCCCCGGCGGAAATCGACAAGCTCGCCCGGATCTGCGCCATTGGCTCTGCGACCTTTGCCGCGGTGCCGGAGTTCGCCCGCGAAGATGTGCCGCTGGACGAGGTGTTCCGCACCTTTCGCCGCGAGGCGCTGGTGCAGGGGGCCGATGGCGCGCCCTATGTGGTCGGGGCCAGCGCGCAGGGCGGCTATGCCGATGTGATCTCGCCGCCCGATGCCACACCGCTGGCGGCAGGGGATATCCTGATGCTGGACAGCGGCATGGTGCTGGACGGCTATTACTGCGATTTCGACCGCAACTGGGCAATTGGCCATGCCGATGACACCGCGCGCCGCGCCTATGATGTGCTGTGGCGCGCAACCGAAGCCGGACTGGCCGCCGCCCGCCCCGGCAACAGCTGCCGCGATCTGTTTCAGGCGATGTCTGCGGTGATTGCAGAGATGGACGACAGCGGCGGCGACATTGGCCGTCTGGGTCACGGGCTGGGCTTGCAGCTGACCGAACAGCCCTCACACGCCGCCTTTGACACCACCGAGCTGCAAGAGAACATGGTCCTGACGCTGGAGCCATCGCTGTCCTATGGCGACGGGCTGATGATGGTCCATGAGGAAAACATCGTGGTGACGCCGCAGGGGGGGCGCCTGCTCAGCACCCGTGCGGCGCCAGAGCTGCCGGTGATCTGA
- a CDS encoding MarR family winged helix-turn-helix transcriptional regulator, whose protein sequence is MSMEMPIGQQDTKGFMTGYLEALAMVERLHRLLLDVIKDEFERVGVLEINAVQALLLFNIGNNEVTAGELKSRGYYQGSNVSYNLKKLVEMGYMHHQRCEIDRRSVRVRLTERGREIRDIVAALFARHAEGLEGKAVISSEGIADITASLKRVERYWSDQIRYIY, encoded by the coding sequence ATGAGTATGGAAATGCCAATCGGCCAGCAGGACACCAAAGGGTTCATGACTGGCTACCTTGAGGCGCTCGCAATGGTTGAGCGTCTTCACCGTCTGCTGCTGGACGTCATCAAGGACGAGTTTGAGCGTGTCGGCGTGCTGGAGATCAATGCGGTTCAGGCACTGCTGCTGTTCAATATCGGCAACAATGAGGTCACGGCGGGCGAATTGAAATCACGCGGCTACTATCAGGGCAGCAATGTCAGCTACAACCTGAAGAAACTGGTCGAGATGGGCTATATGCACCACCAGCGTTGCGAGATTGATCGCCGTTCGGTCCGGGTGCGCCTGACCGAGCGCGGTCGCGAGATTCGTGATATTGTTGCGGCGCTGTTTGCGCGCCACGCAGAAGGCCTGGAAGGCAAAGCTGTGATCAGCAGCGAGGGCATCGCGGATATCACAGCCTCGCTGAAGCGGGTGGAGCGTTACTGGTCAGACCAGATCCGCTACATCTATTGA
- a CDS encoding dihydrofolate reductase encodes MITLIVARDQNGAIGKDNTIPWQAPEDLKSFQRETLGGALIMGRNTWDSLPVKPLKNRLNLVVSSNPDAADLVCPSIEAALAEARAQGYHRIYGIGGARIYEGLMEIADRMLITEVETEVEDADTYFPPFRAGQWGIASQTQIRSEAPACVVVEYMRR; translated from the coding sequence ATGATCACGCTTATTGTTGCCCGCGACCAGAATGGCGCCATTGGCAAGGACAATACGATCCCCTGGCAGGCGCCGGAGGATTTGAAGTCTTTTCAGCGCGAAACGCTGGGCGGGGCTTTGATCATGGGGCGCAATACCTGGGACAGCCTGCCGGTGAAGCCGTTGAAGAACCGGCTTAATCTGGTGGTGTCCTCAAACCCGGATGCCGCCGATCTGGTCTGCCCCAGCATCGAGGCCGCCCTGGCGGAGGCGCGCGCGCAGGGCTATCACCGGATTTACGGCATTGGCGGCGCGCGGATCTACGAAGGTCTGATGGAGATCGCTGACCGGATGCTGATCACCGAGGTCGAGACCGAGGTCGAGGACGCCGATACCTATTTCCCGCCGTTCCGGGCCGGGCAGTGGGGGATCGCCAGCCAGACCCAGATCCGCAGCGAGGCACCGGCCTGCGTGGTGGTGGAGTACATGCGCCGCTAG
- a CDS encoding pyridoxal phosphate-dependent aminotransferase, translated as MQFLSDSLSRVKPSPSIAVTTLAAELRAAGRDVIGLSAGEPDFDTPDNIKDAAIRAIQAGKTKYTAPDGIPELKQAVCDKFARDNGLEYTPAQVSVGTGGKQILYNALMATLNPGDEVVIPTPYWVSYPDMVRLAGGTPVCVDSSLETGFKITPAQLEEAITPQTKWFIFNSPSNPTGAGYHPEELKALTEVLLRHPHVWVMTDDMYEHLVFDDFTFCTPAQIEPRLYDRTLTCNGVSKAYAMTGWRIGYAAGPKHLIDAMRKIQSQSTSNPCTISQWAAVEALNGTQDYILPNTAVFRRRRDLVISMLSQIEGVACPVPDGAFYVYPSIHALIGRTSAGGVKITDDEAFAKALLAEANVAVVHGAAYGLSPNFRISYAAADDVLTEACRRIQAFCAALR; from the coding sequence ATGCAATTTCTGTCCGATAGCCTCTCCCGCGTCAAACCGTCACCCTCGATCGCCGTCACCACGCTGGCCGCTGAACTGCGTGCGGCGGGCCGTGACGTGATCGGCCTGAGCGCCGGTGAGCCTGACTTTGACACGCCCGACAATATCAAGGACGCCGCGATCCGTGCCATTCAGGCAGGCAAGACCAAATACACCGCCCCCGACGGCATCCCCGAGCTGAAGCAGGCGGTCTGCGATAAATTCGCCCGCGACAACGGGTTGGAGTATACCCCCGCGCAGGTTTCGGTTGGCACCGGCGGCAAGCAGATCCTCTACAATGCGCTGATGGCAACGCTCAATCCCGGCGATGAGGTGGTGATCCCGACCCCCTATTGGGTGTCCTACCCGGATATGGTGCGGCTGGCCGGTGGCACGCCGGTCTGTGTCGACTCCTCGCTGGAGACCGGGTTCAAGATCACCCCGGCCCAGCTGGAGGAGGCAATCACGCCGCAGACCAAATGGTTCATCTTCAACTCACCCTCGAACCCGACCGGGGCCGGCTACCACCCGGAGGAGCTGAAGGCGCTGACCGAGGTGCTGCTGCGCCACCCGCATGTCTGGGTGATGACCGATGACATGTATGAGCATCTGGTGTTCGATGATTTCACCTTCTGCACACCGGCGCAGATCGAACCGCGGCTCTATGACCGCACGCTGACCTGCAATGGTGTCTCCAAAGCCTATGCGATGACCGGCTGGCGGATCGGCTATGCCGCCGGTCCCAAGCATCTGATCGACGCGATGCGCAAGATCCAGTCGCAATCCACATCGAACCCCTGCACCATCAGCCAATGGGCTGCGGTTGAGGCGCTGAATGGCACCCAGGATTACATCCTGCCCAATACCGCTGTGTTCCGCCGTCGCCGCGATCTGGTGATTTCGATGCTCAGCCAGATCGAAGGCGTAGCCTGCCCGGTGCCGGATGGGGCCTTCTATGTCTACCCCTCCATCCATGCGCTGATCGGGCGGACCTCTGCCGGGGGCGTCAAGATCACCGACGACGAGGCCTTTGCCAAGGCGCTGCTGGCGGAGGCCAATGTGGCCGTGGTCCATGGCGCCGCCTATGGGTTGTCGCCGAACTTCCGCATCAGCTACGCTGCGGCCGATGACGTCCTGACCGAGGCCTGCCGCCGCATTCAGGCCTTCTGCGCCGCGCTGCGCTGA
- a CDS encoding carboxymuconolactone decarboxylase family protein gives MSRPTTPDTPGATAHRTSTFDEDLFLKGLEQRKATLGAAYVEKNLAAADEFTRPFQEAMTAWCWGFGWGDDTIDAKTRSMMNLAMIGALGKMHEWELHCRGAVNNGVSREEIRAIIHAVAIYCGVPQGLECFRAARTVLDQTDAG, from the coding sequence ATGAGCCGTCCAACGACACCTGACACACCCGGCGCCACAGCCCACCGGACCAGCACCTTTGACGAGGATCTGTTCCTGAAGGGTCTGGAGCAGCGCAAGGCCACCCTTGGCGCGGCATATGTGGAAAAGAACCTCGCCGCCGCGGATGAGTTCACCCGCCCCTTTCAGGAGGCGATGACCGCATGGTGCTGGGGCTTTGGCTGGGGCGATGACACGATAGATGCCAAGACCCGGTCGATGATGAATCTTGCCATGATCGGCGCGCTTGGCAAGATGCACGAATGGGAGCTGCATTGCCGGGGGGCGGTGAACAATGGTGTCAGCCGCGAAGAGATCCGCGCGATTATCCACGCGGTTGCGATCTATTGCGGCGTTCCGCAGGGGCTGGAGTGTTTCCGCGCCGCCCGGACGGTTCTGGACCAGACAGACGCGGGCTGA
- a CDS encoding amino acid synthesis family protein, translating into MPAIIRKTLLHVEKTLIEGGKAAPVPLTLIAAIAVIRNPWAGQGFVEDLTPQIRDCAPGLGTLLTGMILEAAGGGDRVEGYGKSAIVGMNGEVEHASALIHTLQFGNPYRSAVGAKSYLSFCNTRGPANAPLMIPLMDKCDGGRRSHYLTIQTSVADAPGADEVLIALGASIGGRPHHRIGDRYQDLKELGNDVDNPAAV; encoded by the coding sequence ATGCCCGCCATCATCCGCAAAACCCTGCTTCACGTCGAAAAGACCCTGATCGAAGGCGGCAAGGCGGCGCCGGTGCCGCTGACGCTGATTGCCGCCATCGCCGTTATTCGCAATCCTTGGGCAGGGCAGGGTTTTGTCGAGGATCTGACGCCGCAGATCCGGGACTGCGCGCCCGGTCTGGGCACCCTGCTGACCGGGATGATTCTGGAGGCCGCAGGCGGTGGTGACCGGGTCGAGGGCTATGGCAAATCCGCGATCGTTGGGATGAACGGCGAGGTGGAGCACGCCTCCGCCCTGATCCACACACTGCAATTCGGCAATCCCTACCGCAGCGCTGTGGGGGCCAAATCCTACCTGTCATTCTGCAATACGCGCGGGCCTGCCAATGCGCCGCTGATGATCCCGCTGATGGATAAATGCGATGGCGGCAGACGGTCGCATTACCTCACCATCCAGACCTCCGTCGCCGATGCGCCCGGTGCCGATGAGGTGCTGATCGCGCTTGGCGCGTCGATCGGCGGGCGGCCGCATCACCGGATCGGCGACCGCTATCAGGATCTGAAAGAGCTTGGCAATGATGTCGACAACCCTGCAGCTGTCTGA
- a CDS encoding thymidylate synthase: protein MRQYHEALQYILEHGEASSDRTGTGTISCFGMQTRYPLADGFPLVTTKKLHLRSIIHELLWFLSGDTNIGYLKDNGVSIWDEWADENGDLGPVYGHQWRHFPRLELVPGTSGDEPLYRAGTVDQIAQLVEMIRKSPDSRRLIVTAWNPGDVPDMALPPCHTLWQVRVQGRRMHLQLYQRSADMFLGVPFNIASYALLLKMLAHVTGYEAGDFIHTIGDAHIYSNHMDQVTLQLSRTPQPLPELRITRDVPSIFDFKYDDFEVLNYTPDPGIKAPVAV, encoded by the coding sequence ATGCGCCAGTACCATGAGGCCCTGCAGTATATTCTGGAACACGGCGAGGCCAGCAGTGACCGCACCGGCACCGGGACCATCTCCTGTTTCGGGATGCAGACCCGCTATCCGCTGGCCGATGGATTCCCGCTGGTGACCACCAAGAAGCTGCATCTGCGTTCCATCATCCACGAGCTTTTGTGGTTCCTGTCCGGCGACACCAATATCGGCTACCTGAAGGACAATGGCGTGTCGATCTGGGACGAATGGGCGGATGAGAATGGCGACCTCGGGCCGGTCTATGGCCATCAGTGGCGGCATTTTCCACGGCTTGAGCTGGTCCCCGGCACCAGCGGCGATGAGCCGCTTTATCGGGCGGGCACGGTCGATCAGATTGCGCAGCTGGTGGAGATGATCCGCAAAAGCCCCGACAGCCGCCGCCTGATTGTCACCGCCTGGAACCCCGGCGACGTGCCCGATATGGCGCTGCCGCCCTGCCATACCCTGTGGCAGGTGCGGGTGCAGGGGCGGCGGATGCACCTGCAGCTCTACCAGCGGTCGGCAGACATGTTTCTCGGGGTGCCGTTCAACATCGCCTCTTATGCGCTGCTGCTGAAGATGCTGGCGCATGTGACCGGCTATGAGGCGGGGGATTTCATCCATACCATCGGTGATGCCCATATCTATTCCAACCATATGGATCAGGTGACCCTGCAATTGTCGCGTACGCCGCAGCCGCTGCCGGAGCTGCGCATCACGCGCGACGTGCCCTCCATTTTTGACTTCAAATATGACGATTTCGAAGTGCTGAATTACACCCCCGATCCGGGCATCAAAGCTCCGGTTGCGGTTTGA
- a CDS encoding thymidylate synthase, which produces MKRAMLGLAAATLLSACGGGTNPFDTGDDTDGGTTDPIVPEVLASDVDSVAYDAAAGTLVISGLSLDDTPFSANYRRRPALDREGYQAYTAQDSSLDRHVTAYVREIENGGFAVAVATGGQFSYYFAGTSFGRRGGYSAPTEDVASGGVVSYAGTYVGLMNIAGDGGDLLPVAPGTPADIRPAQSAEVTGDAFVNADFRDNVVNGTIYNRQIEPTTAGGTPQTLVTLDLAPTDIADNGTFTGTASQVVNGTRTNVGTYGGIFAGTDATSVAGSVFAQNHVENIDGIEEYGIFVLGQCGTAESSAVCDQPVP; this is translated from the coding sequence ATGAAGCGGGCAATGCTTGGACTTGCGGCAGCAACGCTGCTGTCGGCATGTGGCGGGGGCACCAACCCCTTTGACACGGGGGATGATACCGATGGTGGCACCACCGATCCGATTGTCCCCGAAGTGCTGGCATCTGACGTTGATAGCGTCGCCTATGACGCCGCTGCGGGCACATTGGTGATCAGCGGTCTCAGCCTTGACGACACACCGTTTTCCGCCAACTACCGCCGCCGCCCGGCGCTCGACCGCGAGGGCTATCAGGCCTATACCGCGCAGGACAGCTCGCTTGACCGTCATGTCACCGCCTATGTCCGTGAAATCGAAAACGGCGGCTTTGCAGTGGCCGTCGCCACCGGCGGTCAGTTCTCCTATTATTTTGCCGGCACCAGCTTTGGCCGTCGCGGCGGCTATTCCGCCCCGACCGAAGACGTCGCCTCCGGAGGTGTGGTGAGCTATGCTGGCACCTACGTGGGCCTGATGAACATCGCAGGCGATGGCGGCGATCTGCTGCCCGTCGCCCCCGGCACTCCGGCTGACATTCGCCCAGCCCAGTCGGCCGAGGTCACCGGCGATGCCTTCGTCAATGCCGATTTCCGCGACAATGTCGTCAATGGCACCATCTACAACCGCCAGATTGAGCCGACCACAGCGGGCGGCACCCCGCAGACGCTGGTGACACTTGACCTCGCGCCCACCGATATTGCCGACAATGGCACCTTTACCGGCACCGCCTCGCAGGTGGTCAACGGCACCCGCACCAATGTCGGCACCTATGGCGGCATCTTCGCCGGGACCGATGCCACATCGGTTGCCGGGTCCGTCTTTGCCCAGAACCACGTCGAGAATATCGACGGCATCGAGGAATACGGGATCTTTGTTCTGGGCCAATGTGGCACCGCAGAAAGTTCGGCCGTCTGCGATCAGCCGGTACCCTGA
- a CDS encoding VOC family protein, whose product MPLKYLHTMVRVKDLETSMAFYQLLGLKETRRYDSEKGRFSLIFMAAEGQEETPIELTYNWDGDDGLPSDSRHFGHLAYGVDDIYATCQHLMDNGVTINRPPRDGHMAFVRSPDNISIELLQNGDALDPAEPWASMENTGSW is encoded by the coding sequence ATGCCACTGAAATATCTGCACACTATGGTTCGCGTCAAAGACCTGGAGACATCCATGGCCTTCTACCAGCTGCTGGGTCTCAAGGAGACCCGACGCTACGACAGCGAAAAAGGCCGCTTCTCGCTGATCTTCATGGCCGCCGAAGGGCAGGAAGAAACCCCGATCGAGCTGACCTATAACTGGGACGGCGATGATGGCCTGCCCAGCGACAGCCGCCATTTCGGCCATCTGGCCTATGGTGTGGATGATATTTACGCCACCTGCCAGCATCTGATGGACAATGGTGTCACCATCAACCGCCCGCCGCGCGACGGCCACATGGCCTTTGTCCGCTCGCCCGATAATATCTCGATCGAACTGCTGCAAAACGGCGACGCGCTGGACCCGGCAGAACCCTGGGCCAGCATGGAAAACACCGGCAGCTGGTAA
- a CDS encoding helix-turn-helix domain-containing protein, with protein MSNDDMNWYGPDAATFGDRVAAARDAAGMTQAQLARRLGIKKSTLTGWEQDRSEPRANKLSMMAGLLNVSMRWLLTGEGEGMEAPAGEQMPQDLAAVMTELRQLREDLRSNADRAARLEKRLRLVMEGSAQ; from the coding sequence ATGAGCAACGACGACATGAATTGGTATGGCCCCGACGCGGCAACCTTTGGTGACCGGGTGGCCGCTGCACGCGATGCAGCAGGCATGACCCAGGCGCAGCTGGCCCGTCGGCTGGGCATCAAGAAATCGACCCTGACCGGCTGGGAACAGGATCGGTCGGAACCGCGCGCCAACAAGCTGTCGATGATGGCGGGGCTGCTGAATGTGTCGATGCGCTGGCTGCTGACCGGCGAAGGCGAAGGCATGGAAGCCCCGGCTGGCGAACAGATGCCGCAGGACCTGGCGGCGGTGATGACCGAGCTGCGCCAGCTGCGCGAGGATCTGCGCAGCAATGCTGACCGGGCGGCGCGGCTGGAAAAACGCCTGCGCCTGGTGATGGAAGGCAGCGCACAATGA
- a CDS encoding alpha/beta fold hydrolase gives MMSTTLQLSEPTRSVALRDCGQGPALVLLHGVGMQSAAWGPQIEDLSRTHRVIAPDLPGHGGSAPLPADSELPDFVAWLRDVLRALDLGPVSLAGHSMGALIAAGFAVSHPALTTRVALLNGVFCRDPAARAAVQSRAAEIAAGRCDLDTPLARWFGDSPTDIDARDRVAGWLKSVDPAGYATAYAAFARGDATYAGRLAEIACPFLAITGDGDPNSTPEMSQAMALRVRRGRAVTITGHRHMVNLTAPDLVTAELRNWLATPTPEEYPS, from the coding sequence ATGATGTCGACAACCCTGCAGCTGTCTGAGCCCACCCGCAGCGTCGCGCTGCGCGACTGCGGGCAGGGGCCTGCGCTGGTGCTCCTGCACGGTGTCGGAATGCAATCGGCAGCCTGGGGACCGCAGATTGAGGATCTGAGCCGGACCCATAGGGTGATTGCGCCGGATCTGCCGGGGCATGGCGGCAGCGCGCCGCTGCCTGCGGACAGCGAACTGCCGGATTTCGTGGCCTGGCTCAGGGATGTGCTGCGGGCGCTGGACCTCGGCCCGGTCAGTCTGGCGGGCCATTCGATGGGGGCGCTGATCGCGGCCGGTTTCGCAGTGAGCCACCCGGCGCTGACCACACGGGTGGCGCTGTTGAACGGCGTCTTCTGCCGTGATCCGGCGGCGCGGGCGGCCGTTCAGTCCCGCGCCGCTGAGATCGCTGCGGGTCGCTGCGATCTGGACACGCCGCTGGCCCGCTGGTTCGGCGACAGCCCGACCGATATCGACGCCCGCGACCGGGTTGCGGGTTGGCTGAAATCGGTTGATCCCGCAGGCTATGCCACCGCCTATGCGGCTTTTGCGCGGGGCGATGCGACCTATGCCGGACGGCTGGCCGAGATTGCCTGTCCATTTCTGGCCATCACCGGCGATGGCGATCCCAATTCCACGCCCGAGATGTCGCAGGCCATGGCGCTGCGGGTGCGCCGGGGGCGTGCGGTGACCATCACCGGGCACCGCCATATGGTGAACCTGACCGCGCCGGATCTGGTCACCGCCGAACTGCGCAACTGGCTCGCCACGCCCACCCCTGAGGAGTATCCGTCATGA
- a CDS encoding succinate dehydrogenase assembly factor 2, which yields MSELPAHRLKRLQMRSMRRGIKEMDILLSAYAERTLATMGPADLDLYDLLLQENDQDLYQWVTGQVAAPDRFSALIDDIAQTHQKE from the coding sequence ATGAGCGAACTGCCTGCCCACCGGCTGAAGCGGTTGCAGATGCGCTCGATGCGGCGCGGAATCAAGGAGATGGATATTCTTCTTTCCGCCTATGCCGAGCGGACACTGGCCACGATGGGCCCGGCGGATCTTGATCTCTACGACCTGCTTTTGCAGGAGAATGATCAGGATCTGTACCAGTGGGTGACTGGGCAGGTGGCGGCGCCGGATCGGTTCTCGGCGCTGATTGACGACATAGCGCAAACTCATCAAAAAGAATAA